One window from the genome of Pyrus communis chromosome 16, drPyrComm1.1, whole genome shotgun sequence encodes:
- the LOC137721048 gene encoding transcription factor bHLH93-like isoform X2 → MFLSLFSRFPSNYSLSSVEREMELSEHGFLEELLLAPRRDSWSSFNSGLNELFPINGWSLDSFEENPVLVSSLNPQFVGFSTQSSFEECPFTTTTTASSSSYPFVVDGLCAVPEINGTTTPPPFPPPDHQDYPPMVEDEEFGNFLGSENHSSCLELEESKNNDNLSTCKVEMDQQAADHHIIPSAFTMGLCGEKRSSKSKKLEGQPSKNLMAERRRRKRLNDRLSMLRSIVPKISKMDRTSILGDTIDYMKELLERINKLQEEGTEEGTNQISLMGTSKDLNSSEVQVRNSPKFDVEMRDGDTRIDICCAAKPGLLLSTVNTIEALGLEIKQCVISCFNDFSMQASCSEDIKQALFRNAGYGGRCL, encoded by the exons ATGTTCTTAAGCCTCTTCTCTAGATTTCCTAGTAACTATTCCTTGAGCAGTgtggagagagagatggagctTAGCGAACATGGTTTCTTAGAGGAACTGCTACTCGCTCCAAGAAGAGACAGTTGGAGCAGCTTCAACTCTGGATTGAATGAGTTATTTCCCATCAATGGATGGAGTTTAGATTCTTTTGAAGAGAACCCAGTTCTGGTTTCCTCACTTAATCCTCAATTTGTCGGATTCTCCACACAATCAAGCTTTGAAGAATGCCCcttcaccaccaccactactgcctcctcctcctcctaccCTTTTGTCGTTGATGGGCTCTGTGCAGTCCCAGAGATCAATGGCACTACTACCCCTCCTCCATTTCCACCACCAGATCATCAAGATTACCCTCCAATGGTGGAAGATGAAGAGTTTGGTAATTTTCTTGGGAGTGAAAACCACAGCAGCTGCTTGGAGTTGGAAGAAAGCAAGAACAATGATAATCTCAGTACTTGCAAAGTTGAGATGGACCAGCAAGCAGCAGATCATCACATTATTCCTTCAGCTTTTACCATGGGATTGTGTGGTGAAAAGAGAAGCAGTAAGTCTAAGAAGTTAGAAGGGCAGCCTTCAAAGAATCTTATggcagagagaagaagaaggaagcgCTTGAATGACCGCCTTTCCATGCTCAGATCAATTGTCCCAAAGATTAGCAAG ATGGACAGAACATCTATACTTGGAGACACAATAGATTATATGAAAGAGCTTTTGGAAAGGATCAATAAGTTGCAAGAAGAAGGAACTGAAGAGGGTACCAATCAAATCAGCTTAATGGGCACCTCCAAGGACCTAAACTCAAGTGAGGTACAAGTCAGAAATTCCCCAAAG TTTGATGTGGAGATGAGAGATGGCGATACCAGGATAGACATATGCTGTGCAGCCAAGCCAGGATTGCTGCTGTCAACAGTGAACACTATAGAAGCATTAGGGCTTGAGATTAAACAGTGTGTTATAAGTTGCTTCAATGATTTTTCAATGCAAGCTTCATGTTCTGAG GATATAAAGCAAGCATTGTTCAGAAATGCAGGATATGGAGGAAGATGTTTGTAG
- the LOC137721048 gene encoding transcription factor bHLH93-like isoform X1 translates to MFLSLFSRFPSNYSLSSVEREMELSEHGFLEELLLAPRRDSWSSFNSGLNELFPINGWSLDSFEENPVLVSSLNPQFVGFSTQSSFEECPFTTTTTASSSSYPFVVDGLCAVPEINGTTTPPPFPPPDHQDYPPMVEDEEFGNFLGSENHSSCLELEESKNNDNLSTCKVEMDQQAADHHIIPSAFTMGLCGEKRSSKSKKLEGQPSKNLMAERRRRKRLNDRLSMLRSIVPKISKMDRTSILGDTIDYMKELLERINKLQEEGTEEGTNQISLMGTSKDLNSSEVQVRNSPKFDVEMRDGDTRIDICCAAKPGLLLSTVNTIEALGLEIKQCVISCFNDFSMQASCSEGAEQINLLSPQDIKQALFRNAGYGGRCL, encoded by the exons ATGTTCTTAAGCCTCTTCTCTAGATTTCCTAGTAACTATTCCTTGAGCAGTgtggagagagagatggagctTAGCGAACATGGTTTCTTAGAGGAACTGCTACTCGCTCCAAGAAGAGACAGTTGGAGCAGCTTCAACTCTGGATTGAATGAGTTATTTCCCATCAATGGATGGAGTTTAGATTCTTTTGAAGAGAACCCAGTTCTGGTTTCCTCACTTAATCCTCAATTTGTCGGATTCTCCACACAATCAAGCTTTGAAGAATGCCCcttcaccaccaccactactgcctcctcctcctcctaccCTTTTGTCGTTGATGGGCTCTGTGCAGTCCCAGAGATCAATGGCACTACTACCCCTCCTCCATTTCCACCACCAGATCATCAAGATTACCCTCCAATGGTGGAAGATGAAGAGTTTGGTAATTTTCTTGGGAGTGAAAACCACAGCAGCTGCTTGGAGTTGGAAGAAAGCAAGAACAATGATAATCTCAGTACTTGCAAAGTTGAGATGGACCAGCAAGCAGCAGATCATCACATTATTCCTTCAGCTTTTACCATGGGATTGTGTGGTGAAAAGAGAAGCAGTAAGTCTAAGAAGTTAGAAGGGCAGCCTTCAAAGAATCTTATggcagagagaagaagaaggaagcgCTTGAATGACCGCCTTTCCATGCTCAGATCAATTGTCCCAAAGATTAGCAAG ATGGACAGAACATCTATACTTGGAGACACAATAGATTATATGAAAGAGCTTTTGGAAAGGATCAATAAGTTGCAAGAAGAAGGAACTGAAGAGGGTACCAATCAAATCAGCTTAATGGGCACCTCCAAGGACCTAAACTCAAGTGAGGTACAAGTCAGAAATTCCCCAAAG TTTGATGTGGAGATGAGAGATGGCGATACCAGGATAGACATATGCTGTGCAGCCAAGCCAGGATTGCTGCTGTCAACAGTGAACACTATAGAAGCATTAGGGCTTGAGATTAAACAGTGTGTTATAAGTTGCTTCAATGATTTTTCAATGCAAGCTTCATGTTCTGAG GGAGCTGAGCAGATAAATTTGTTAAGTCCTCAGGATATAAAGCAAGCATTGTTCAGAAATGCAGGATATGGAGGAAGATGTTTGTAG